ACTGCTTCCTCCTCGCCGGCCGCTACACGCTGCTCGATCAGGGCGCGCTGGATGCGCTGTTTCCGCTCTGTCAGGCGAAGAACATCGGCATCCTGCTCGGCGGCATCTACAACAGCGGCATTTTGGCCAATCCGCATGCGGGTGCGAAGTTCAACTATCAGGACGCTGATGCATCGCTGGTTGCACGGGCGCTCGAGCTGGAGGAACTCTGCCGCAGGCACGGCACCGAGCTGAAGGCCGCCGCGCTTCAGTTCTGCATGGTGCATCCGGCCGTGACCGTCGCCGTGATGGGCGCGCGCAACGCGGCCGAGGTTTCCGACAACATCGCGATGTCCGAGCAGGCAGTGCCGCCTGCCTTCTGGCACGAACTGCGCGCGCGAAATCTCGTCGACGCAAGGGCGCCGCTGCCGGGCGGAGCGTGAACCATGATCATCGACGCCCACCAGCATTTCTGGGATCCCGCGCGCGCCGATTATCCCTGGATGGGGGCGCCTGAGCTCGCGCCGATCCGCCGCGCCTTCGGCCCCGCCGATCTCGCGCCGCTGTTGAAGACGAGCGGCATCGACGCGAGCATCGTGGTGCAGTGCCGCTCCGCGCTGGAGGAGACGGAGGAGTTCTTGCGCGTCGCGCATGACACGCCCTCGGTGATCGGCGTCGTCGGCTGGGTCGATCTGACCGACGGCGGTCTTGGCGAAACGCTGGACCGGCTGCGTGCCTTGCCCGGCGGGGACAAACTCATCGGCATCCGCCATCAGGTTCATGACGAGGCCGATCCGGATTGGCTCCTCCGCGAGGACGTCCAGCGCGGTCTTACCGCCATCTTCGCTCGCGATCTCACCTACGATTTCCTGGTCCGCACCCGCGAATTGCCCGCCGCGATCGCAACCGCGCAGGCCTTCCCGCAGGCGCGCTTCGTGCTCGACCACGCCGCAAAGCCGCCGATCGCCGATGGCGGCAGCGACGAGTGGGCTGACCGTATCGACGCGTTAGCTGCCTGCGGCAATGTCTGGTGCAAGATCTCGGGCCTCGCGACGGAAGCAGCCTGGGACGATTGGGATGTGGAGCGGCTGTTCCCGTTCGTCGCGCATGCGGCGACATGTTTCGGCGAGGATCGCTTGATCTACGGCTCTGACTGGCCGGTGTGTTTGCTTGCGGGCAGCTATGGCGAGATCAAGGGCGCGCTGGAGGCGTGCCTGGCGAAGCTTGGGCCTAATGTACGGGAGAAGGCGTTTGGCGTGAATGCGATGGCGGCGTATCGGTTGGCTTAAACGCGGTCGATGGGCGCTCTTATCCTCTCCCCCTGTGGGAGAGGGTGGCTCGCCGCAAGGCGGCGAGACGGGTGAGGGGTCTCTCTCCGCGAGCCATCTTTCACATGTGAGTTCGCTGAAACAACCCCTCATCCGGCGCCCTAGCCGAAGCTTCGCTTCGGCGTTCTTAAGAACGGCGGCCGAAGGCCGCCTATGCCACCTTCTCCCACAAGGGGAGAAGGAAGAAAGCAGCGCTCCCTCACGCCCCCGCGGGCACCTGGTCCAGAAATCCGGTCACGCTCCTGATCCGGCCGTCCTTCAGCACGGCGAAATCCGTCCCCTTGATCGGGCTGTCGACACCATCAGGGCCGAGACCCCATGAAAATCGCAGATGGTCGCCGTAGCCGTTGGGCTCGCCGATCAGCTTGAACTTGAAGTCGGGGAAACGCTGCTGCACGCCTGATATCAGCGCATCGATGCCATCGGGGCCGTCGCCCTTCATCAGCGGATCGACATAGCTCGCATCCGCCGTCCAGGTCTCGCTCAGCAGCTCGCGCCGGCGGCTCGTCGTGCGCTCGTTCCAGAGATCGATATAGCAGTGGGCGATGGCGGTGTGGTCGGTCATGTTGCTCTCCTTCGATGACGCCGTGTCCGGCTGACCGTCACTATCGAAGGTTTGCGCGCGCCGATCGATTACCTCGGAGGTCATCGGCGCGCGCCAATTTTGAAACACGAAGATTACTTCGCCGCCGTCACCATGATCTCGACGGTGTATTGCGGCGCGGCCAGCTTGGCCTCGACCGTGGCGCGGGCCGGGGTGTTGCCGGGCGAGACCCAGGCGTCCCACACCGCGTTCATCTCGCCAAACGTCTTCATGTCGGTGATGTAGATCGTGGCCGAGAGCAGTTTCGACTTGTCGGTGCCGGCCTTGGCGAGATGGCCGTCGATGGTGGCCAGGATGTCCTGGGTCTGCTTCGTGACGCTTTCACCGGCGGCCTTGCTGGCGACGACGCCTGCGAGATAGACGGTGTTGCCGTGCACGACGACCTGGCTCATGCGCGGGCCGGTTTCGAAACGCTGAATGCTCATTGGGGATCTCCTGGTGGGAATGGCGGCCCTGTCTAGCCCAGCGCCTTGCGCTGTGCCACCCCGGGCACGCATGCATTGCCAGGCACGCATGCGTTGCCGGGCACGCATGCGTTGCCGCCGATGCATGCACCGCTCAATGAAACTGGCTGAGAAAAGCCCAAATCGTCTCGGCGCCATCGATGTCGCCGTTCTGCGGTCCGAGCAGGCCGGTCGCGACCCTTGGGAAGCGCGCATCCGGAGCGAAGCCGGGCATGCGGTGGCCGCCACCGTTGACGCGATAGAGCACGACATCGTGTCCGCTGGGGCAGCGCGAGGAGATCCGCGTCACCGTGGACTGGTCTGCGGTCTCCCTGCCGGGCAAGTCCGTTACTTCGCCGTCGTCGATCACGCAGCCATTGAGCTTGCGCCAGAACGCGAGCGTCTCCTCGGTCGACCAGAACCCGTCTGCGGCAAAATAGCTCGATCCGCGTCCGCCCTCATAAGGCACCAGCGGGTCGGCGGTCCCATTCATGATCAACATCGGCAGCGGCCGCGACGGATGGCATGTGACCGCGGCTTCATCGGTGAGATTCATGACCACGCTGGCGGCCGCGGCAAACAGATCGGCGCGGGCGCAAGCCAGCGTCATCGCCATGGCGCCGCCATTGGAGATGCCGGTGACGTAAACGCGTTTCGGATCGGCGGTGCCGTTCGCCACCAGCTTCTCGACCAGCTTTGCGATGAAGGCGACGTCGTCCGTGCCCGGAGGTGGGCCACGGAGCGCGGGTCCCGCCTTGGTCCGCGCATCGGCCCAGGCGTGGTTGAGACCATCAGGAAACGCCACGGCAAAGCCTTCACGCTTTGCGACCTGCGGCCATGCCGTCCGCGCGATCATGTCGGCGCCGCGTTGGGTCTTGCCGTGCAGCACGACGACGAGCGGGACGGCGCGTTTGGCCGGCAGTTGCACGGTGTAGGACCGCATCACGCCGTTGACGTCGATGGTGTCGGCGAACGCAGTCGGGGCGGTGGTGAGACCCGCAACAAGTGCTGCGATCCGCATCCACCGCCGCATGATCTAGCCCACTGCCTTCGCCGCTGCGCGCCCGGCATTGCGGCCGGAGAACAGGCAGCCGCCGAGGAATGTACCCTCCAGCGAGCGATAGCCGTGCACGCCGCCGCCGCCGAAGCCGGCGGCCTCGCCAACCGCATAGAGACCGGGAATGACGCTGCCCTCTTGGCCGAACACGCGCGAGTCGAGATCAGTCTCGAAGCCGCCGAGCGTCTTGCGGGTGAGGATGTTGAGCTTGACCGCGATCAGCGGCCCCTGCGCGGGGTCGAGGATGCGGTGCGGGGAGGCGGTGCGGATCAGCTTGTCGCCGATATAGCGGCGCGCATTGTGGATGTTCATCACCTGCGCGTCCTTGACGTAAGGATTGGCAATCTCGCGGTCACGCGCCTCGATCTGCATCTTGATGTGCTCGAGCTTGAGGAGATCGCTGCCCGCGAGCTTGTTCATGGCGGCGACGAGATCGTCCAGCTTGTCCCGCACGATGAAGTCGACACCATGGCTTTTGAACGCTTCCACCGGCGCCGGTGCGCCCTTGTTGGTGGCACGGCGCAAGGTCATGCGCCAGCTCTTGCCGGTGAGGTCAGGGTTCTGCTCCGAGCCCGACAGCGCGAATTCCTTCTTGATGATGCTCTGGGTCAGGACGAACCAGGAATAATCATAGCCGGTCGACATGATGTATTTGAGCTGGCCGAGCGTGTCCGAGCCCGGAAACAGCGGCGCCGGCAGACGTGTGCCGGTGGCGTCGAACCACATCGAGGAGGGGCCGGGCAGGATGCGGATGCCGTGGCGCGGCCAGATCGGTGACCAGTTCTGGATGCCTTCGACATAGTGCCACATGCGGTCGCGGTTGATCAGCCGCGCGCCTGATTTCTCAGTGATGCCGATCATGCGGCCGTCGACATGCTCGGGCACGCCGGAGATCATGAATTTTGGCGGCTCGCCCAGCCGCTGCGGCCAGTTCGCGCGCACCAGATCATGATTGCCGCCGATGCCGCCGGACGCCACGATCACGGCCTGCGCCTTCAGCGAAAATTCTCCGACCACGTTGCGCGATGAGCTCTTGCCGCGCTCGACATTGTCAGGCGCGAGGATCGCGCCGCTGACGCCATCCACGGTGCCGTTGGTGATGGAGAGCGCGTCGACGCGATGGCGGAACTTGAAGGTGAGGCGGCCGCTCTTCATCGCCTCGCGCGCGCGGCGCTCGAACGGCTCGACAATGCCAGGCCCGGTTCCCCAGGTGACGTGGAAGCGCGGCACCGAATTGCCGTGGCCCATCGCGTCATAGCCGCCGCGCTCGGCCCAGCCGACCACGGGGAAGATGCGATGGCCCATCGCGCGCAGCCAGTCGCGCTTCTCGCCGGCCGCGAACGCCACATAGGCTTCTGCCCATTGGCGCGGCCAAAAATCCTCGTCGCGGTCGAAGCCGGCGGTGCCGATCCAGTCCTGCATCGCAAGCTCGAAGGAGTCCTTGATGCCGAGCCGGCGCTGCTCCGGCGAATCGACCAGGAACAATCCGCCGAACGACCAGAACGCCTGGCCGCCGAGCGATTGCTCGCCCTCCTGGTCGACCACGATCACGCGCTTGCCCGCGTCCGCAATTTCGGTTGCGGCGACAAGTCCCGATAGGCCTGCGCCGACAACGATGACGTCCGTTTCTTGGGCCATGCTTTCCCCCTCTTCAGGTTCCCCCCTGTAGTTGCCCGGATTGAAGCCAGCGGTCGTAACTGAGATCAAGGGCGTGGCGCGTAAGACCTCGTTAACTTGTTCCACTTTGGGATAGAGACCGGCCGGGTGCAGCCCGGACGCAACACTGGACTTGAATTTGTTTTGAGCGAGCCGGCCTGCCTAGACAAAACCTTGGTTACGACGGACGCTAGCACTGCATCACCACCTGACACGCAGATTCGAATTCGACCGGGGCGGGGGACAATGAAGTTTCTGACGGGGTTGCTTGCAGCGGTTCTCTTGATCGTGGGCATGGGAGCTTCTCATGCGGTGGTCCGCATCGCGGATGACCGGGGCGGCCGGATTGGAACCTACGTCGACAGATACCAGGACCTCAGGCAATCGGGCGAGACGGTCATCATCGACGGCCTCTGCGCCTCGGCCTGCACCATCGTCCTCGGCGCCATCCCGCACGACCGCATCTGCGTGACCTCGAGCGCGACGCTCGGCTTCCACGCCGCCTGGGATTTTGG
This is a stretch of genomic DNA from Bradyrhizobium sp. CB2312. It encodes these proteins:
- a CDS encoding amidohydrolase family protein; translated protein: MIIDAHQHFWDPARADYPWMGAPELAPIRRAFGPADLAPLLKTSGIDASIVVQCRSALEETEEFLRVAHDTPSVIGVVGWVDLTDGGLGETLDRLRALPGGDKLIGIRHQVHDEADPDWLLREDVQRGLTAIFARDLTYDFLVRTRELPAAIATAQAFPQARFVLDHAAKPPIADGGSDEWADRIDALAACGNVWCKISGLATEAAWDDWDVERLFPFVAHAATCFGEDRLIYGSDWPVCLLAGSYGEIKGALEACLAKLGPNVREKAFGVNAMAAYRLA
- a CDS encoding nuclear transport factor 2 family protein, with protein sequence MTDHTAIAHCYIDLWNERTTSRRRELLSETWTADASYVDPLMKGDGPDGIDALISGVQQRFPDFKFKLIGEPNGYGDHLRFSWGLGPDGVDSPIKGTDFAVLKDGRIRSVTGFLDQVPAGA
- a CDS encoding RidA family protein; this translates as MSIQRFETGPRMSQVVVHGNTVYLAGVVASKAAGESVTKQTQDILATIDGHLAKAGTDKSKLLSATIYITDMKTFGEMNAVWDAWVSPGNTPARATVEAKLAAPQYTVEIMVTAAK
- a CDS encoding PHB depolymerase family esterase; its protein translation is MRRWMRIAALVAGLTTAPTAFADTIDVNGVMRSYTVQLPAKRAVPLVVVLHGKTQRGADMIARTAWPQVAKREGFAVAFPDGLNHAWADARTKAGPALRGPPPGTDDVAFIAKLVEKLVANGTADPKRVYVTGISNGGAMAMTLACARADLFAAAASVVMNLTDEAAVTCHPSRPLPMLIMNGTADPLVPYEGGRGSSYFAADGFWSTEETLAFWRKLNGCVIDDGEVTDLPGRETADQSTVTRISSRCPSGHDVVLYRVNGGGHRMPGFAPDARFPRVATGLLGPQNGDIDGAETIWAFLSQFH
- a CDS encoding FAD-binding dehydrogenase is translated as MAQETDVIVVGAGLSGLVAATEIADAGKRVIVVDQEGEQSLGGQAFWSFGGLFLVDSPEQRRLGIKDSFELAMQDWIGTAGFDRDEDFWPRQWAEAYVAFAAGEKRDWLRAMGHRIFPVVGWAERGGYDAMGHGNSVPRFHVTWGTGPGIVEPFERRAREAMKSGRLTFKFRHRVDALSITNGTVDGVSGAILAPDNVERGKSSSRNVVGEFSLKAQAVIVASGGIGGNHDLVRANWPQRLGEPPKFMISGVPEHVDGRMIGITEKSGARLINRDRMWHYVEGIQNWSPIWPRHGIRILPGPSSMWFDATGTRLPAPLFPGSDTLGQLKYIMSTGYDYSWFVLTQSIIKKEFALSGSEQNPDLTGKSWRMTLRRATNKGAPAPVEAFKSHGVDFIVRDKLDDLVAAMNKLAGSDLLKLEHIKMQIEARDREIANPYVKDAQVMNIHNARRYIGDKLIRTASPHRILDPAQGPLIAVKLNILTRKTLGGFETDLDSRVFGQEGSVIPGLYAVGEAAGFGGGGVHGYRSLEGTFLGGCLFSGRNAGRAAAKAVG